Genomic segment of Saccopteryx bilineata isolate mSacBil1 chromosome 9, mSacBil1_pri_phased_curated, whole genome shotgun sequence:
GGAATTGATGGGCCAAGTCCAGGTTAGATTAGACGCCTGCTCCAGAAATCTCCAGGGACCTTTTTGCCCATGGCTGTCAGCCAGTCAAACCCAGATATTCCAGCTTGGGCTTGATAAAGCCCATACCTTGCCAGGAATATTCTGTATAGTTCCCCTGTCTTCACTCCTCACTCTGGAGGAAGTCCTCAGCCCCTCAGCCCCCACCGTGAGGAAATGAGGCTGCTGTTGTCTTCTCTGCCCAACTCTGTCCTGCCCCTCCACTGGGATCTGCTCCTCCAGGAAGCTACCCTAAATGAATCCTGCCGAACTACAAGCACTCACTTTACTTACTGCCCTCTAGATATGCGAAAACACTTAGCTGTCTGACCTGGCCCCCTGGGAGATGTCTGTATTTGCACTGGTTCTCTCATCAGAATCAAAGTTCCCCATGCTCAGGGGTCCAGCCTTCCTGTGGTTCACAGTAAGGAGTCTTACCCTGCCAGAGGTTGTTCTCTCTAAAACAGGAAcagtctattttgttcatttatttcatgcAACCAGACCTGTCATGTATATGGGAACATCTGGATTTCCTATCTTCCACTCTCCCTTATCCCCAAAGGGCAGACTTCGACCTTCCTGTGGTTTGGGTTGCCTCTTTGCCTCCCTCTACCACCACTCCCTTACCCCACAAGTTTTCTAGGGCAGGACGCTCGTCTTCATTCTTTTAAGTTAGGGGTTAGAAACTCAACTGCACACTGGAGCAGTCAGATGGCTAGAATGGCTATGATGAGCAGGGGGAGTTTGGCCATAGAGCAAGCCCCTATGACAAGATGCAGCTGCTACTCAGCTTTAGTTTATCGTAGCCCATGGAAAGGGGCCCCGTTGCCAAATTTTGCAAGAGAAGTCAGAAATCCAAGTCATTTTGTGAAGTCTACAAACTTTTAAACTTTGGCAACTAATTCATATTTGGAGaggtgtttatttgtttgttttgcaagagagagagagagacagacagacagaaaggttgagatgagaagcatcaactcattgttgtggcactttagttgttcattgactgcttctcatacgtgccttgactggggggctccagcagagccagtgaccccttgctgaagccagcaactttgggctcaagctagcgaccttcaGGAATTAATGGGCCAAGTCCAGGTTAGATTAGACGCCTGCTCCAGAAATCTCCAGGGACCTTTTTGCCCATGGCTGTCAGCCAGTCAAACCCAGATATTCCAGCTTGGGCTTGATAAAGCCCATTCCTTGCCAGGAATATTCTGTATAGTTCCCCTGTCTTCACTCCTCACTCTGGAGGAAGTCCTCAGCCCCTCAGCCCCCACCGTGAGGAAATGAGGCTGCTGTTGTCTTCTCTGCCCAACTCTGTCCTGCCCCTCCACTGGGATCTGCTCCTCCAGGAAGCTACCCTAAATGAATCCTGCCGAACTACAAGCACTCACTTACTGCCCTCTAGATATGCGAAAACACTTGGTTGTCTGACCTGGCCCCCTGGGAGATGTCTGCattgccagtgacctttgggcttaagccagtgaccctgggatcatgtctatgatcccacgctcaagccgatgaacctgtgctcaagctggcaaccttgggtttttgaacctgggacctcggtgtcccaggtcaacgctctatgcactgtgccaccactggtcaggccatgttgttttgttttgtttttaatggatcAAACAAAACACATCATTGGGCAGCCAATTGCAACTTCTGCCTTTGgtatttgtgtgggttttttgtcTGCCTTCATTGTCTCTTTCCAGTCCATGCCCTCTACTATTCTAATGTCACATCAGCCTGTCCAGAGGTTCCCCTGCAAGAGAAAGGGCTGgacaaggaggagaagaaagggatcCTGGGCCCCAAGTGTCCCATAAGATTGTGTACATACGGGTCACCCATCAGGCACTCAGCAGGTatttgtttcctcttttcctcctctctctgtcagtCCTCATGTGGCCCGTTAGCTCCACCTTACTATTCAGCCTGCCGCCCGCCCCGCCTCTgctgtctctctggctccctgaGGATTATGCCTACTTATTCTCTCCCATTCATCTCCAGGTCtcgaaggggaaactgaggttcagatcCATTCGTATGCACATTAAGATATGAAAGAGACCCATTCATTTCTCATCTCCAACTCCCAACTATTTGCAAAATCTCCCTCTTTTCAAATCTTTGCTGTCCCTTTCTCCTTGTttctggtttttggtttttgggtttttttagctCTGGCACAAATGCTTTTAGCGGCCATCATCACCAAGCAGAGGTTTGGCTTTCTTCTCTATATCCCTCTCCCACAAAGATCAAATAGCATGGCCCTCAGCCCTTACCTTGTTTATGGCATCCCAGTTAATGAAACCCAGCTTGGATTTTAAgttctggagaaaaaaaagggagagcaAAAAGGAGACTTAGCCAAATCGAATCATAACGTAATTAGCTCAGGGCCCCAGAATGAGAGAGGTCAAGGGCCATCGCTGATAGTTGTTATAGAAAGAGGACTTCATCTTCTGGGGTCAAGGGACAAGGTTTTGGTTTTCCAAAAGAGAATGAACAGAGCAGTCTTGCTGAACTCACCTTCCAGAAAGTATCAAAGTTGAAGAGCTCAGTATATGGCTGAGAGTTCTAAGGAACCAATGAGAAATAGGATGAGAGTAAGAACCCACTCTGTAAGCAGAAGGCAGGGGCGGGAGCCATGGCTATCCAGAGGGACCCGGCCCAAGGTGGGATGATGCCTCCACTCACCAAGTTATTGATTCCATTGACAGCTTCCCCTTCCCCACGGAACCCTTGCCCCTGGATGGGGAAAAGGAGGACTGCTGTTCAAGGCTTACACCTTGTCATGCATACCACCAATCAGCCTGCTCTTGGCCCACTCATCTTTGCCTTTGCTCAAGCACCAGGTGCCCTCTGTAAAGCCACCTCTCTTCTTACACAGCACCTAAGGACCCCACTCCAGAAAGCCTTCCTGGAATGACTCGTTATTTGCTTCCTAGAATCACCCTGCCCACTCCCTGAAGTGTAGTCCCACTATGCGCCGAGCACTGGGCCTTGTCCTGCTGTTCCTTTGTGGAGGGAACTGAAACTTAGAGCTGTCCAGCAGCTGGCGTCAGGCTCTGTCTCCATGTCAGTCTTCAGTGTCTGGACCCTGAGTGCCTCGGTCAGGTTATGCTGCAGAAAACTGCAGTAACTGTGGGTGTGGAAAAGTGGGGCTTCACTGTGCCCCTTTTACCCGGTAGGAAGGCCAGGCTCTTCGAGGTCAACTGACCTGCCTGAAGATGCACCATGACAAGTGGCCCAGCTGGCACTGGAACCCCTCTTTCTCATTCAAAGTTCACTTCCTTTCTACTTCTCAACACTACTTCTCaactatgatttttaaaactatccCCATGGCCATTCTGTTAGTTGTGTCTGCTGTTTGCCCCTCACAGAGTTAACATGGCTGCAGGTGCagctggaaggagggaggaggcagggaggacaaCAGGGAGCCCGAGCCTCACTTGGTCTCCTGCTAGCCACCCAACACAGATTCAGAGCAGCTAGCGAGAAGACACTGATAGTTCTGTCTCTTTTCCCAGGCCCTTTGCATTCTATCCCCACATTTTACCACCCCTTCTCCTAAGACCTAAAGCCGTTTCTCTCACCTGATAATTGCCTTGGGCGCCCCCAACGAGGCGACTTCCCTCCTTGCTTATTTcctgaggagaaagaaaatggggaCGAGTTGGCGAGAAGGTAGGCAGTATGCAGGGTGAGACGTAGGCGGCGGACTTCTGAATCAGGGGACTGAAACAAGAGCACGGCCGAGGACATGCCTGACCCTAAGAGAGGTCCTTCTCTCTGGGTGTCTCCATCTTCCCTGGCAAGCCTTGTTTCATCCCCTTGTGGATCGGGTTATTGCTCACTTATGACACTCATTGGTACTGTTACCATCTCTGTTTCTATTCATGTCTGCAAGCTGTCCACAATTCAATGGAAAGGGCCTTTGCACCAAAGAATTCTCCCCTGGTATCAAAGCAGGAACCAGCCAGGCTGTTGTACTGAATTAATTCAAACTGCAGAACCCCAGGTGGGTTGATGTTTTGCATTGGTCACAAAGGTGATGCTAGCTGGAGAGTCAGTGGGAGCTGAAGTGGTGCAGAAGTAGATGGCCTAGTCTCCTCCTACGTTAGAGGTCAGCTCTTCTTCAGTCCCGCTCTCAATGTTGGGTGTGGATCCCAGACCCATCGGCACTTCTTCTACTCCCAGAGCTAAAATCTAGACCAGGTGGGGATGGGGAACTGTCTGCTCTGTTAGTATTGTTTCTGGAGAGTCGACCTCCATCCCACTCACTGCTGCCACTGTCCCTACTCTCAAGACCTGTCATCGCCTTACCCTTATGTCGCCAGAGCTACTGGGGCCTCTTGGTCCTCTGAAGCCCTGAGGGATGAGACAATAAAATACATATCATTGTTTTAGATCCTAGGTCCATCCCTGAAAATGTATGTATGATTTAATATGATTCCTCTTAAAATCCTAATGGAATCCTCTTTTGGAACTTGTCAGACTCATCTTGAAGTTCATTTGGAAGGATCATGTGTAAGAATAGGCAAGAAAACACTGGAAATGACAAGCAGCAGGCAGGACTTGTCCTGGCGGCTATTAGTGCACCATTAACGTTTTCGTGGATAAGTGGTGTGGTAATGTCCCAGAGGAAATGAACTGATTTAACAAATTAGAACTCCCAGAAGCTTTCCCCAAATATTAAGTTATTTATAAGTGATGTTTTAAATTAGTGGTGGAAATAATTCAATACACAAGACTGGGAATGCCAGTTAAGTTTTTTGAGGGAAAACTTATTTATACCTTAGCAGTTTCCTCCCTTCTGTTTTTATCTGGTTTCCCCTCATACAGGACCATACAGATCTGATCCAAGGTCTAGGGTCTGCCTAGTTGGATTGAGGAGTGGGACGAGACaatgcacagcaaaataaatccCAGATGGATTAAAGagttaaatttaacaatgaaattAAACAAGTATTAGTAgatctagaagaaaataaaggcctTACCTTGATTTTCAAGAGCAGAAACCATAGAAAAAGAGACTTTGGTATGTGAAAAACTAAAGATAGAGTTACAAACCGGGAGAGGTTTTCTTAAAACCCATCTACCCATACAAGGTTAGTATCGCCAATATTGTAGGGGCTATTCAGAGAGCCTTGTCAATGGAGCACCACAGGGTCATGCCCCTTGTCCTGAGGGTGGCCCTCACACAGAGGCACAGAGTGGCAGCATTGGCCTCACCCAGACCTTGGCAGAGCCAGAATCTCAGCCCCACCCCGGAGCTGCTGAATCAGAGCTATGTCTTCACAAGACCTCTAGGTGATTTGTGTGGACATTAGCGTAACATTTCCTCTGTCAGCATTGCAGGTGCTGACAAAATACTCAAACTTCCAGAATAACTAGAGGGCAATGTATGATTTCAAAACGATGTCAAAGAGGTCACTGAATTCTCTTCACTGGCCAGGTACATTTGAAACAATTATGTTTCTAAAAGGACTGGTTTTCATACGATTTTTCACAGCCCCATCTGTGTTATAAAGTggatttataattaattattactTTGGAGACTGTTAGTAATTTCATGAGCTTCGTTTCTTCCCCTAAATTGTAAACTCCGCACAGACAGGGCTGGGATGGAGGTCAGCGTTAGCAGTGGGGCTGAGCAGGGACGGGTTACAAGGAATGGGCACAGCTGCAGTGATGAACCGCAGTACCCACACCGGTGTGGCTCTCACCTGACCCCCAGAGCCTCCAGACACTCGGACTTCATTCCCTGGGTTGTCACActgtgggagaaagaaagagaagacttGCTTCCAGGCCCTACCCAGACACCAATCCCCACCCTCAAACGGGAGCTTTCTCACCCGCAGCTAACCCTCGTCAGCCCGCCTCAGCAACAGTCCACCCCTTTCCCAGCGGAAGCTGTCGCTCTCCCAACGTCTGAGGGGCCTCTTACTCTCCTACCCGCAGTTTGAGGGAGATCTGTGCAGGTCTGGACACTAAATACTCACCTCAGGTTTATTTCCACCACCACTTCCTCCTGTGCTACCTGAGGAAGAGCTGGCATTGTGTTCCTGTAAGGGAAAGCGAGTCCACCTGGTGTCTTAAAGGACTTGGAAGGGATCAAACAGTCCCCAACCTCAATACATTCCCATCTTCAGGTGATCTGTGTGGACATTAGTATAATACTACCAGCCAGTCATTCAAGGAGGGAAGTTATTCAGAACACAGAGAAGGCCCAGTGTGGCTGCGTGTATTTGGAAATGTGGGATTATTTTGGGATTCTGAGCTGCTGCTCCCCACATCCCACCACCTGCTGGGTTGAGGGCGAGGCATCTGGATCCTAACTTCACGAAAGACATGATGCTAACATCTGAAGGCAGGCTGAGGCTTGTTCTGTCctgcccctgtctgtcctctcccctcaccctctcctggaACCTGGAATGGGGGAGGGGTCACTAGAAGGGTCACCTGATCAAAATTCCTAGATTTTCTAAGGGTTGCTTGTAGATGGGGTAAAAGCAGGTAGTCCAAGGAGCAGTAAACTAAAGCAGCTTATGTTATCTAGCTGTTCTAGTTGCTTCCCTCCTCTTGCCCGACAAGTTTCCCTGACCCCCCCCCAAGGAAGCCAGcagtgctttctctctctcaggccTTCCTCttggagcccccctcccccatccagcAGCCAGGTTGTGGTCCCTTCCTGGCCCTTTCATCCATGCAGAGGGGCTTCATGTGTGCACTGTATTAGTTCTTCCAAACCACAGCTCTGTAAATGGCCTTAAGTCTCCACGTGTGAGGACTTGCCCCCACTCTCCTGGGAGCTGCCCTAACCAGTGTCGTGTTTTTCTGTGCACACCTCTCAGCTGTTCACCCCCAGCTGTAGTCAGATTTGCCAAGTGGGCACGACCACAGGAACAGGGGTTAGAGCGGAGACAGAGACGACCCCCATGGcggagcagagaggagggagagtgagCAGAAGTAGGGAGGCCACTTCTTCTGGgaaaatgggggtgcatatctAAGGCACCCTGCTTGGTGGGGCTGGGAAGATGGGGGACTGACACTGAAGGAGCCACAGGGTGACAACTGCTGGTGATGCCACCCACCCTGGAGCTGGCACGTCCAGGAAGACCTTGGAGTGTGTCTCCTCAGCAGGGGCCCCCAGGAGCCTCAGCCCCATCTTTGCCTTCAACAAAGGACCAGAACTCTCACCCAGTTGCCCCCAGAACTGCTGCCGCTGCCACCGCCACCGCTACCGCCGCTGCCATTGCCACTGCTACCGCCGCTGCCATTGCTACCGCTACCGCCACTGCCATTGCTATTGCCGCTGCTGCCGCTGCCATAGCTATTGCCGCTGCTGCCGCTGCCATAGCTGCTTCCACCACTGCTGCCGCTGCCATAgctgctgccactgctgctgcCACGGCCGCCGCCGCTGCCATTGCCGCCGCCGCTGCCATTGCCGCCGCCGCTGCCACTACCGCTGCTGCCACTGCCACTGCTGCCACTGCCACTGCTGCTGCCGTCGCCGCCACTGCCGCTGCTTCCCTGAGGGGCAGGAAGGGACCAGAGTGAGGACTAAAGATGAGAACGCCAAGattgcctccctccacccctccctctcttgctcgcCCAGTCTGCGGGGAGCAGAGCTTCTGCTTGCTCCCTGTGCCAAAGGCCGCAGGTCGCCTGTCCTCTTACCCAAGAGTTGCCAGAGCTTCCGCTGGAGCCAGAGGGCGGGGGGTTGGTGCACTGCAGAGCAAAGAGGACAGGTGACTTTTGAGATTTCAGTTAGAGCCATCGCCATAGGCCAGGCTCTCCTTCCTCTTAGAGCTTGGCTTTCTTTCCCTACATGtctctcccccatccccatctcacttgcatccctccctcccctgcctcctccctccacccctcgcTTGTCCTGGCCCACCTTCCTCTTACCCCAAGCCCTGCCCTccatcttttttccctctttgtctctcccacATTCTGTCACACGCACCCGGACACCCTCTTTTCCCCCAGACTCTTCCTCTTACCTCTGTATTTGGGTTGCTGTTGCCCCTCACTGAGCCATAACCGGGTTGGGCCACAGCTCCCTGCAGGGAGGGTGAGACTGAGTAGGGGATCCAAAGGAGGAGGGAGTCATGGAGGGTGTGGGCTTGAGGGCGGGACGGTCGCACGACCAGAGTTGGGGTGCTTACTTACCTGAGCATTGGGCCCCAAGTTGTATGGCCCCCCATTGCCTCCTTGGCCCCAGGAGCTCCCCTGAGAGTTGGTTCCAAAGCTGCCATCTGAGCCTCCAGAGGGTCCATGGTTCCAGGGAGCACCTGGCCCTTCAGGATAGCCCTGGCCGTGAGCTCCAAAGCCACCCTGAGAACCAAAGGTGCCATGGCCTCCAGATGGAGGCTGACCATTGGTTCCCTGCAAAGACAATATACAGACACTTAGTGTATGTGACCTCTCACTCTGTGATGGTGGAGGACAGGCAGAGCAATGAAGATCGAGAGGAGCCAGGGCAGGGTATAAGGAGAGGCAGGTGAGACCCCAAGGTGATGGAGGAAGGATGCATAACATGGGAGCAAACTTCCCCAGATAGCCACAAGTCAGAGACCCCTTCATCCTCTCAACCAATCCCCAAGATTCTCAACCCAGCTGCCCACAGCCTCCCATTTCCACACCCAACTTCTAGCCACTCACCCAAGCATCACCGTTGCCAGGCATCCCCTGCCAGGAGCTGTGGGCAGCATCTATGCCATGTCGAATAATATTCTCAGCCTGTCTGCCATACTCACTCCCAGTGTTTCCAAGAGCATGGGCTGCTTCATCAGCCCCCTGGCGGACGGCCTCTCCAACCCTATGGCTAAAGGTGTCCCTCACTCCCGGGCCCATAGCCTCCCTGATTCCAGAGTTGGCTGCCTCTCCAGCCCCTTGGCCAATGGCCTTCTCAATTCCATAGCTAATGGCATCTCCCACGCCATGTCCAATGGCCTCCCCAATACCTGCTTCAGCACTTGCCCCTCCACTGAGCAATGGGCCAGCCTCCCCACTGCCCAGGTATAGGGCCAGCAGGAGGCAGGCCAGGGACCCCTGTAATTTCATCTCTGCCTCGCTCCTTCTCTCTCCTGAGTGTCTT
This window contains:
- the DMKN gene encoding dermokine isoform X3, which produces MKLQGSLACLLLALYLGSGEAGPLLSGGASAEAGIGEAIGHGVGDAISYGIEKAIGQGAGEAANSGIREAMGPGVRDTFSHRVGEAVRQGADEAAHALGNTGSEYGRQAENIIRHGIDAAHSSWQGMPGNGDAWGTNGQPPSGGHGTFGSQGGFGAHGQGYPEGPGAPWNHGPSGGSDGSFGTNSQGSSWGQGGNGGPYNLGPNAQGAVAQPGYGSVRGNSNPNTECTNPPPSGSSGSSGNSWGSSGSGGDGSSSGSGSSGSGSSGSGSGGGNGSGGGNGSGGGRGSSSGSSYGSGSSGGSSYGSGSSGNSYGSGSSGNSNGSGGSGSNGSGGSSGNGSGGSGGGGSGSSSGGNWEHNASSSSGSTGGSGGGNKPECDNPGNEVRVSGGSGGQGFRGPRGPSSSGDIREISKEGSRLVGGAQGNYQGQGFRGEGEAVNGINNLNSQPYTELFNFDTFWKNLKSKLGFINWDAINKGQGPAPSTRALLYFSRLWEDFKHNTPFLNWKAIIEGPNSSPSLQKRAGGAGQPGAGWADVPAVTSKNYNYNQQAHSSASGGQNSAKIPAKASRAQPGLLQWVKFW
- the DMKN gene encoding dermokine isoform X2; this translates as MKLQGSLACLLLALYLGSGEAGPLLSGGASAEAGIGEAIGHGVGDAISYGIEKAIGQGAGEAANSGIREAMGPGVRDTFSHRVGEAVRQGADEAAHALGNTGSEYGRQAENIIRHGIDAAHSSWQGMPGNGDAWGTNGQPPSGGHGTFGSQGGFGAHGQGYPEGPGAPWNHGPSGGSDGSFGTNSQGSSWGQGGNGGPYNLGPNAQGAVAQPGYGSVRGNSNPNTECTNPPPSGSSGSSGNSWGSSGSGGDGSSSGSGSSGSGSSGSGSGGGNGSGGGNGSGGGRGSSSGSSYGSGSSGGSSYGSGSSGNSYGSGSSGNSNGSGGSGSNGSGGSSGNGSGGSGGGGSGSSSGGNWEHNASSSSGSTGGSGGGNKPECDNPGNEVRVSGGSGGQGFRGPRGPSSSGDIREISKEGSRLVGGAQGNYQGQGFRGEGEAVNGINNLNSQPYTELFNFDTFWKNLKSKLGFINWDAINKGQGPAPSTRALLYFSRLWEDFKHNTPFLNWKAIIEGPNSSPSLQKRAGGAGQPGAGWADVPAVTSKNYNYNQQAHSSASGGQNSAKIPAKGGVTVVSSASRAQPGLLQWVKF
- the DMKN gene encoding dermokine isoform X1, which encodes MKLQGSLACLLLALYLGSGEAGPLLSGGASAEAGIGEAIGHGVGDAISYGIEKAIGQGAGEAANSGIREAMGPGVRDTFSHRVGEAVRQGADEAAHALGNTGSEYGRQAENIIRHGIDAAHSSWQGMPGNGDAWGTNGQPPSGGHGTFGSQGGFGAHGQGYPEGPGAPWNHGPSGGSDGSFGTNSQGSSWGQGGNGGPYNLGPNAQGAVAQPGYGSVRGNSNPNTECTNPPPSGSSGSSGNSWGSSGSGGDGSSSGSGSSGSGSSGSGSGGGNGSGGGNGSGGGRGSSSGSSYGSGSSGGSSYGSGSSGNSYGSGSSGNSNGSGGSGSNGSGGSSGNGSGGSGGGGSGSSSGGNWEHNASSSSGSTGGSGGGNKPECDNPGNEVRVSGGSGGQGFRGPRGPSSSGDIREISKEGSRLVGGAQGNYQGQGFRGEGEAVNGINNLNSQPYTELFNFDTFWKNLKSKLGFINWDAINKGQGPAPSTRALLYFSRLWEDFKHNTPFLNWKAIIEGPNSSPSLQKRAGGAGQPGAGWADVPAVTSKNYNYNQQAHSSASGGQNSAKIPAKGGVTVVSSASRAQPGLLQWVKFW